Below is a window of Lytechinus variegatus isolate NC3 chromosome 4, Lvar_3.0, whole genome shotgun sequence DNA.
ATATTAAATTTACaacatagaaatgaaataaaagataaaagaaaaatggcTTGTGGAGGATGTATGGCAGTAATAATGGCTattcataacttacaaacagctttcatgaaacacccaacgTGGTAGAAGCCTTCATTGTATGAATCCTTTATATATGCGAAATTGTTCATAACTTAACAAAcagctttcatgaaacacccaactTGCAGAAGCCTCCATTGTATGAATCCTTTATATATGCTCTggattattgttttaaaaagcaTAATTTAGgatgaaatctgcataaaccattgTTTCAGACCATGAGGGCAaatccaagaaaaggtcaccctagaaggcaaaatttcatctttaatttaagaagttatctttggtggggtaagaaagcccaaatgttgaattttaaaatttcattaagaaaaatttgataatatgcatatttatgctaatttggggcacctaatttgcataattggtaaaatgggcgttacgtatgggacaattataaaaactcatagaaaatgaaaagaaaacttgtgagatttagtcataggtgggacatggaccccctaacatcttattaatttttggggaaaaaaagtggtgtcatctaattaattatgcaaattaggtcttgtccaacgatggaatgtcccatacgtaacattttgaggaagtttctttaagttatttctcataatacaatacttgtattgttgcatctctgggaagctctaatttataaagtatgaaaatgttatacccagaaaagtttcaaaaatatagttcaccttttaattaaaagttaattaaaaaattgttacgtatgggacaacatgttacgtatgggacatttacacacaatgtcaatggggagatttgtgtacaaagtgaatggagaaaaacaaatttcaagattgctctaaaaagtgattatttaccttttctttagtttttcaAGACTGaattgttatgaatactgattaatgaaagcaattgaaacaaaaaatttgtgaaaatggaaaaatatgaaaaaaataaaaacaatagaaatacataagaaattcatgaaaccatgaaaaaacaagaaaaaaaaatgttgaaatggctaatttcctcttcagtcatatcaaatgtgtctcaatagaacattttaaaagactgaaactcttttgttatctccatattttaaattatttcaattttttgaattatggggaaaattgtgtacgttctctatggggacaaaatgtcccatacgtaacatgtcattaatttgtttaattagagtctgtaattagagggattttgcttatgacatgaaacttgccttagatatactagagtattgtgaccTTTATCACAgtaagttacaagttgtcaaatgaaatacttttagagaattctcaacttgaaaaaaatgtttcgaaaattgtcttttttctgcgtcccatacgtaacggcccaTCATTTCCctctaaaaggtcaagatcaaggtcaaatgtcaccattttttgcatgattattcttttcctagatgtctaccatcatgagggtattcaatctaatcaaagtcatttaacactatttttcaggtcattaaagcctctgaaatgtcccatacgtaacgcgcgcgaattcttggacttgcccataaATTAAAATCCACCTCAAAGTTTGTAATTCTGAGCAAGTATGTGCATGTGCTTTGAGATAAGCTGAGGCAAAATTAATAAGAACTACCAAGATGTATTTTCTTTACCTTGCCATTCCAAAAGTCAATTCCACCATCTCTTTCATGTATCAGCTTATATGCCTCCCAGATATTCCCTGATACATTGGTATGGTATCCATTACACCCTACCCTGAGTATTACCCTTTTGCGCTAAGAGTTTAGTTTCCCCTGCAAAGATATGCTTTCAAAACCTCTGGTTATTCTTTTGTTTAGTTTCACAGCAGTAAATTTTGAATCTGAACTTCTCATGTTTTATTCCAATCAAAGAGAAAACTTTAATTTTCTTGACCTGTGTATTAATCACAAGATCTTCACCTTGCCTCCCCCTTTACCCACAGTCCGTCACCTTGGACGACTTCTACAAAGCCCATATGGAGACCAGGGGCGAAGAGCCCGAGATCGGTCCTCTGGTCCCAGTCCAGTCCGACCATCGTCTGGCCATGTTTGGCTATAGCGTGGAGCACATCAACCTGCTTCTCGTTCCGATGGTGAAGAACAAGTAAGCGAGCTTCAAGAAGTACTGTACCCACCCCCTGACTTGCTGTTTAAGTGTCGTCATAGGTTCAGGTCCACAAACTCCAAGTCTGGGTCTGTCTAGGATAACCCTACAACAattacagatttatttttttctctcctcttcCCTTCTTTACCCAttttgtgttgttgttgtttgtggGTGTGTGTTGATTTTCACTGCATCTTTTGTGACATGTAAGGTCTGGATTCACATATTTTGGGGTTTGCAATCACAGTTTATGCAGCTTTGAAATTCATGTTAAGATTATGCTTGATTTTAGTGCTTAAGTTGAGAAAGAACTATGTCTAGAGTTTAGCCCTATGCTCCAGTAGGATCATTGTAGGTTTTATTTTGGAAGAATTTGAATGGTCCGGATCAGTCTGCTGCATTCACTAGTCTCCAACCATGTGTAATAGGTATAcctggggcctgtaacacaaagcttagaaATCATTGTAGAACCCCttgtatgattgattgtattgactacagtgtacaattaatcatgacaatcaatcgtacgattaatcgctaacctttgtgtttaTATGGACCCTGGTAGATCGACACTTCCAaaaacataaattcttcgaATTCATGCTTTGAACAACACATTGGTTGTCTAGCATAGCCTTGATATGATAGATTCTGGAGCCTCTTTTAGGGGGTATATGACAATGCCATTTGGTTTGAGCACAAGTTTTATTAaggggattttttttgtaactgGCTAACTTTTCAAGAATAGCATTATGTTGACATTTTAGgcgagcgtttcatgaaaggacttgtcagaggTTTAATTTGACAAGTCTTGATTTATTCAACACTTGCCATGGTAACAGAGATCCTCGGTCACTGAAATTATTACAGGTGCATGTGTCATACATCCTGAAATTTCTGAAATGAAAAAGTGACAAAATAAGCCACAGAAACGAGAGAATCTTGAGCATGTGTTTGTTGTCCAACATACTTTCTATATAATCTTGACCCTCATGTTCTTTTGCaggtaaaatatcaaaattttattacacTTTGAATGCTTTCTTATTAAAGTTGTAGTTTGTGCATTTTGCTGCACAACAGCTATTTAAGAATACAATGTAACATTATCACAGGGAAATAGTGAAGAGTGAGCTCCTAGGTTGAAGGAATGACCTTGACAATGGTAAGGAGAGCGCTCTGAGTTTCTGAGAATCTTCGCTTACAATGGGCTTCTTACAGAGACAATATGGTTCCAGAAGTCAAAAGATAAACTTGTTGACTCCTAAGTTCTGTAACTCTGTGCAGAGAAGATCTGGTTCAAGGAGGCAACAGATTGATTCATCAATTCCCATTGGCTTTGTACAGAGACCATTTTGTTCCAGATTGAAGCAGACTGACTTGTTGACTCCTAAATTCTCTGTAAACTCCTATTGGCTTTGTGCAGAGGTGATCTGGTCCCAGAAGCCAAAGGGTCTCTTGCCACAGGGAATCATTGTACTGTATACCCCTGTTTATCATGAAATTCATTTTCTATTCCTCACATCTCTTCCAAAACCAGGAAAGAGCCCCTAGGTTCGATGGGTAACGATGCTCCCCTTGCCTGCCTGTCTCAGCGTAATCCACTGGTCTTTGAGTACTTCAAGCAACTCTTTGCCCAGGTCACCAACCCACCTATTGACCCCATCAGGGAAAGCATTGTCATGTCACTGGTAAGAGACATATCTTCCTCattatcatttcatgaaacaaatagtgattTGTCTGGTTTCTGACTGTTCATATGATAACTCTAGTAAATCGGTGTTTTTAATCTTCATTCTgccacctttttttctttctgtgaTTATGTACCCAATTGTGCAATAACtacttgtaaatattgtgatttctcatgattttttcaatgataacaattattttttagagtTACATGTAATCATACCGACAAgctttatgaaattatttgctTTTTTCCCTTATtgattttgtaatcttttttgAAATCTCTTTTTGTCACTAGGCATGTCCCATCGGCCCTGAAGACAACATCCTAGAGCCAAGTGAGAAGCAGTGCAACCGTCTGTTCTTGGATGCTTCGATCTTGACCCTGCATGATCTTGAGATCATCAAAGATACATCTCTTTGTACATGGAAGGTAAACACACTAGCTCCAAGTGAATGGACTTCCTTTTGAATAGGTGTTCAAGAGCTTGGATCCCTTAGATATCATGCCATTTTGTTTAGACCATAGAAACATACtaaaaagaaatttattattttacctGTATATGTATCGGTATTCATACTATAAATGGAGTTTTATAAACTTTTCAGATCTGGTTATTTCTTGGAAGCAAGAAGCTTTGCAACGTATCTAAGAACTCACTCTTATTACCTGGAATAATGTTAGATGATTCAACCAAGCTATTTTATTGTTGACTTGCATATGCTGCCGGATCCAGTGTGGGGGGGCACATCCTGTCCTTGTCATTGCCCCTCCTTCCTATAGAGAGGCATAACaaaaatatgccatttttacccaagtgtgcccccccccccttgtaagTGAGGATGGGGGGTTGTCAAATTTCCCGTAGACGAAATGACCTTCAGTTTAGgtaaaacctttttattttgtcCAGGTTGTCAAATTTCATCGGGATAATGTGCCCCCTTTGGAAAATACTGGAAGATCCGCCCCTTGTTTGCATAGATATTACTAATAATATTGTCATTGTTGCTGTTAATTGGTACAGTTTATCATACTTGTACTGTCATTAATTTTTATAGACCAAGACCATTGATACCACATTCCCAGTAGAAGCCGGATTTGTAGGACTTGTCCCAGCCATAGACCGGATCTGTGCCGAGTGTTCTGAAGCAGCAGACCAGGACTACACTCTGTTGGTCTTGTCTGACAGGGCTGCTGGTCCAGAAAGAGTGCCAGTCAGGTACATTCGGATGTTTCATAAAAGTTGTCATTACTGACTGTTAACTAAATTGTCAGCTCTGAATGGTGGTAAAATCAGTGGTTTTGATTGCTGAAAAGCACAAGTCTTTGACTGTTTATTACTATAATGGTAACTGGATATTTTAGAATGACAATTTGTTAGTGTTGAATAGCTTCAAGTGTTAGCAATGATTAGACTTGCTATCATTTACAAGCCAATATTAGGTATTAAACATTattcttgcaattaattgctaaTTTTGCAATCTATTATTTAGCAACTTAATTGGGAAAGTTTCTGGCAAGCGTATAAAgttgaaattgattttctttggttaaaaagtgatttatcatttgtaaattcaaatgaaattattttattgtgaatgtgtcttttgcaacatttttttttgtgctgTGAACTTCTGAGAAATGTTACCAACACCCCTGTATTCAGACAGTGATAGATCcctaaatatgcaaattaccgaCCAATAACCACTCACAGGTTAATGATTTTTGGTACGATTACTGAATTGATCATAGGAACATCATCTTTTTTCATGTATCATAATTTCCAAAtgtaattgaaataaatatccaATCTGCTCATTTACCAGCTCTCTTCTAGCCTTGGGAGCAACCCACCACCACCTGATCAAGACCAGACAGCGTCTTCACGTCGGTCTCATCGTCGAGACCGGAGAGGCCCGTGAGATTCACCACCTGTGTCTTCTACTGGGATACGGTGCCGATGCCATCTGTCCCTACCTGCTGTACGAGTGTCTGATCAGCCTCCATGAGCAGAGTCTACTAGGAGTGGACTTCGGGATCAAGGAGATTCAGAAGCGAGTCATTGCAGCAAAGGAGAAGGGCATCTCTAAGGTGATGGCCAAGATGGGGATTGCAGCTAGGATTAGCAAGAGGTTATTGATACATTTCtcaatgaaaatgttatttagGGTAAGAATTAGGGTAAAGAGTAAACGCATACACtcgtaattctgaagcttcgtaattccatAGGTTcggttattctgaaggttcgtatttccgaaggttcgtaatgccgaaggttcgttaatccgaaaacgaaataaggttcgtaattccgaaggtcgtcaatccgaaaacgaaataaggttcgtaattccgaaggttcgtcaatccgaatacgaaataaggttcgttaatccgaaaattgaataaggttcgtatttccgaaaatgaaaattattcattttggtaacaaaaacggtgttgtcattacaagataacacgatattatgcaatgatagtaataacgatcgatgatacatgcgtgtgttgtggccaaaagcatgtatttcattaaggaTACGCGCCGGATCAAGCATATATaagctaatttcgattttatctgagcaattgctgcctttAGCGAATGGTTTAAGGATGCAGGGgattaagtgtgttggtcgcttgcgagtaacctctagataataggatttgtattggaggggatgtcatttttaataacagcttctgctggtaataaaaataatactaataatgatccttgtgagatgttgaaagcgcgaatcgcaagctcaaactagtagacatttcatgtaacaagacgtgaacttaaacattctgagcattttttgtaatcgtgagaaagatgtgtatctgaCTAAAGAATTAACGCGAGCGctagctgtaatttgtttatatacgaAAGTaaccttttaaggactgcatttagtgactcatgaatagaatatatatctcacgaactaaatgagagcgcgaaccgcaagcttaaaatttgtgatattccaacctgaaaactggacattttatacatttttttgtaaccaggaatagaatgagttcctcaataaacaatacttgatgcgagcgagaaacatgagccaaatttttccgattttccaacctgaaaactggacattctaagcattcttgtaaaaaaaataataatagctgggagaacagttttcagaagtgaagtggcttccctgggtaaataatatctatatcattattatcattctaggactacatgaaatttccaaaagtttgagcacgtgattcgctcgcaacatctcacaaggatgcccttttaacagtaattgaccaaaaaggcgaattttacatcttcagatttgttttttttccccaaaccgcttgctcgctacgctcgcagaaatgaaatgtaaatatataactgatcaatcaatgatcacttaaaatttaattactacaaaacacacaacctctttacacagatgataatctcatggtgaaaatatccatttgcaccaaaatgcccctaTTGTCCtctttttggctttgcccccccccctcccaaaaaaaggaaaatacgttctgtcgccactggttgaaacacgcatcgtcttcatgacTAACTgcaaaaaagttcttaaaatgtccccttaagatcaggtcagagcttatatttaaaatttctgttcgtgcttcttgctcgcagttattatctagttacataggcatctcgttttaaagatcacaaacatattgcccatcatattaaacaaaaatatagctcgcgctcgcattatttaaaaagggtttatcatgttatatatttactttattttttaagtacaaagctaattattgactgttaggactaccctttcaaagaaacaaacaaaaatcaactttaagctgccgatcgaggaaaatatggctggaaaaaaatttgcccccccctatttgacgaaagttggtccgccgggagggaggcagggggcccttgcaccccaaaaatgaaataataaaacagggaaatgcatattttccaaaatgggaagtttccttttttaaaattaaccctaattcaacaattttcgcgatatatctgcttcGCGAAATTTTATCACCTcacagctcactgactttttacattcaagtctcgcaaattttgagaccaaagttgtgacgcccgggtatgcggttacgacattacgcaacattatgcaagtgcatgtcagacccaaaattgctcataaacgtgatttcatgtacaaatccaatgcaaattgcgtatttagccaaaattcataaatgtatcattatttctacttttactgattaaactt
It encodes the following:
- the LOC121413134 gene encoding glutamate synthase 1 [NADH], chloroplastic-like, with product MPPEPVSVTLDDFYKAHMETRGEEPEIGPLVPVQSDHRLAMFGYSVEHINLLLVPMVKNKKEPLGSMGNDAPLACLSQRNPLVFEYFKQLFAQVTNPPIDPIRESIVMSLACPIGPEDNILEPSEKQCNRLFLDASILTLHDLEIIKDTSLCTWKVNTLAPSEWTSF